CCTGAGGCGGCGCGGCCGGAAAGTCTTTTCGAATGGATTTCAGTAGTTCAATGCCGCTCATGCCGGGCATATTGATGTCGGAGAGGATCATGACAACCTCGGAAGGATGCCCCGCCAGGTAATCCAGCGCCTGTTCACCGGAGAAAGCAAATGAAAATTCAAACTGACCGCTTCTGATTTCCTTTCTGAATTTTTGCTCAAAAAGCGACTTAACATCTTCTTCGTCGTCAACTACAAGTATTTTCATAAAATCATCACCTGATAAAAGCCAAAAATGTAAGTACCTCAATCCGATGGTAAGATAAACATAAAATTATTTCGGATATGAATGTTCAGGCCTCAACCGGAATGATTACTATAAATTCGGAGCCGGTCCCTACTGAACTTTCCAGTTCCAGGCGTCCATTATGCCCCATCACCACTATTTCGTAGCTCAATGATAAGCCGAGCCCGGTACCCTGGCCGGTAGGTTTGGTTGAAAAGAAAGGTTGAAAAATCTTCTGTCTGAGGTTTTCAGGAATACCGGCCCCATTGTCTTTTACCCTGATCTCCATCTCATTTCCCAATGTCCTGGTAGATACCGTAATGACCGGATTCAGGTCCGGCTCGGTCAATTTCCGCTGGTTCACTGCATAATAGGCATTGCTGACCAGATTGACCATTACCCGACCAATGTCTTTTCCCACCGTCCGGGTTTTTACAAGATGCGGATCAAGGTCAAAAACCAGTTCAGGGCTGAAACCTTTGTCTTTTGCACGTAATCCGTGGTATGCCAGCCGCCCATATTCCGTAGCGAGGAGATTAATGTCGGTCAACTCCTTTTGCCCCGATCCTATCCTGGAATGTTCCAGCATTCCTTTTACAATGGCGTCTGCACGCTTTCCGTGATGGGTGATCTTTTGAAGGTTTTCGGTGAGGTCTTCCAGCAGCACTCCTTCAAGTTCCTCGTCCCGTTCCGCGCCTTTGCTACGTTCGTCCCTGATCTCGTCGAGCAGTTCGGTACTTACTTCGGAGAAATTATTGACAAAATTGAGCGGGTTCTGAATTTCATGCGCAATACCAGCAGTCAGTTCCCCGAGCGAAGCCATTTTCTCTGCCTGAATAAGCTGATTTTGAACGGATTTGAGGTTTTGTAGGGATTGGTTCAGCTCTGCTGTCCGGGCTGTGACTTTCTGTTCAAGGGAAACATTCTGCTCCCTGACGATCTTCTCATTTTCCAGGGTCTTCTCCAAAAGTTGCAGCTGGGCCACGGCACGCTGGTTTTCAATATCTTTTTTCTCCCATTCAAACCTTTTGGACAAAAGATAAGAAAGGAAGAATACTTCCAGTAAAATAGCCACCGACACGTGACTGATCTCAAAAAAGTAAGACGGATACCCGGTTTGAATGTAAACTGCTTCCAGCACCACAAAAAAGCAGAATACGAGGTACGTCAGCGCCAGGTAATACCCCAGGACATTGCCTTTTCTCCGAACGGCAATACCAAGCCATACTATCGATCCAAACAACATGACGGCATTGATCTGGTTGACCAGCAAGACTTGTGATAATGGCAAAAACTGGCTTACGACAATGATCAGGATGAAGTAGGCCAGTAAGGCGAGTGTATAGTTATAAAACCCGGGCAAATATTTTTTTACTTCGAGAAACAAAATGCAGTACAGCCAGAGTACCGGCATATTGAGCTCAGGAATAAGCCGGTACCAGAACATCATATCAGGTTTTGAAATGACGTAAGGCAAAAACCCGTCCGAAACCGCCGCCACAGTCGCCGCATACAACAACACCACCACCGCATAATGCAGGTAAGAAAGCCGCCGGAATGAAAAGAAAAGCAGGATATTATTGATCACCACAAAGAGCAAAATCCCTTCGTACAGCCCGTAGATCAATTTTTGATAATTGGCCTTCACTTCATAGACTTCCTCATTCCATATCCTGACCGGCGTGGGCGGACTAAATGACTGGAACCGGACGTAGAAATCGTGATCGCCTTTTGGCAACGGAAAAAGCGGAAAATGGTGCTTTACCTGCTTTTGACCCACTCCAACCTCATACCCCGCGCGCTGCACCTGCCACACTCCCCCGTTTCCGCGATAATAAAAGTCACAGACCGGCAGAAAGGATTGGGCCATTTCCAGCAGCAGATTGTCATCCGTTTCATTGTCCATCCGGAATTTTAGCCAATAAAAAGACTCAGTAATGCCAAAGTTCAAAATAGGTTTGGAAGAAGGTACGAACGCCGCGGCATATTTACCAGAACTCACCTGATCAATGGTCAGCTTACCGGCTTTATCTTCCAGCAACCATACTTTTTGTCCAATTTCAACCGATTCCGCACCCGCTTTCCAAACAATGGTCTGGGCCCAGGAGCAGACTGGCGAAATCATCAACAACAAAAAGTATAGAGCTTTTTTCATATTTAAAATCGCTATTCGAGGTGCTTTGCGCTTGTAAATTGTGACGGAATATTGAGCAGGTAAGCAAAGACGATCCACCAGATAATGCAATAGATGCCAAACGGCAGATAACCCATCAGGCCCAGGGCCGGCATTTCAAAAACATGGTACACATTGATATATGGCACACTGTAAGCCCAGTACGCTGGCGTTTGGGTAATAATTTGTCCGTTCTCGTGAGTGGCGCTGAAATAATTCCAGAATTCGAGCAGAAACCCCTGTACCAGGTATGCCAGCGCAAACAACAGCACACTCGACCAGTTACCGCTACGGACCAGGTTAAAAGGCGTCCAGATTTCCAGTTTTTCCAATACAATTGAAATGACCAGAAGCGGTATCACCCAAAGCAATGTAAAAAGCGTATCGGGGTAGAATGCGATAAAAAACAGCAGTATAAATGAAATGATCAGCAATAAATTGCCCAGCCAGGGCGGCATAGTAAGCTTGGGACCGTCAGCGAACCGGTTTTTCAGTCCGTCGAACGTAATAAAGAGGGCGTACCATTCAAATGCCAGCGGCATCAGCCCTGCGGAGCCTACGACGGCATAAATCGTAAATTGATTGTCAGGTATCAGCTCTCCCGCCGGGTAGATCCAGTTGTCGTCCACAAAGAAATTGAGATACTCAAAAATGAGCCAGCCCGAGACAGACGCAACCCCGATCGCGATCATCTCCTGCGCGGACCTGCTGATGATCGATGTACCTCCCGTCCTTTTATAAACCCAGCCGTCCATCATCAGCGCAAATCCCCAGAAAAGCGGCAGATCGGCCCACATAATGATCCATCTCGGTTCACTGAATTTACCCCATAACACCAGCAATGTCCCGCCCCACATCAGTAGCCCGGCCCAGAACCATGTCGGAAACTTGCCGTTTTTGGGCTCATTGAGCGGTAATGCCTTCACTTTTTTGAAGCCAAAAAGAGAGGGTACCAGGTATACCAGGGCAATAATGCCGAAGATAATGGCGACACCGACAAAAATGGGAAGGCTAAACCCGGGTTTCACCGGTGCGATCAAAGGCGGATATTGGAAATAAGTGTGTTCAAAATGTCCGTCGAAACAAATCCAGGCACCCAGGTATGGCACAAAAACGATCCCTGCAAATGTACAGAGCAGATAAAAGACTTTCAGGGATGCTTTCATTTAATGAGTTGGGTTTCTTGTTGGACAAGTGTTTTGAGCGAGGTTAGGAAAAGGCGCAGCAGCAAATCATATTTGATCACATCCCGAAACCCATTGAAATAGATCCGAAGCGGCAGCCAAACGCTTTTAATGGTCTCCTCCGTCAGGCTGAAAACCTGAAAAGTGATGTTATCTCGCAGCTGTTTGGCATAATAACGCAGCCAGGAGTCTTCATTCACAAACTTCACACCGTCCCAACCCTCCAAACCCACGGCCTCACAAAATGTGGCACATCGCCTCGCCCGGAAAGGCGTTTCCTGCGTCGTATTGAGATAATACTCTTCCAGGATCTCCGTCACCCGCATACCATTGGTAGCCGATACATGATAATATTTATTGATCACGTATGGATCAATGTCCCCCAGCATGTCCGAGCCGGGCGCATCAATGTCAATATAGTGCTGCTCCCTATCGACGCTGAGCGGTTTTTTTTCATGTCTCAAATAGTAAAAAAGAAAATCGCCCGATGAGCTGGCAATGTCACCCAGCCAGGTTACAATGTCCGCGTTGGAATCGACATGCGGGGCGAGGTTTTTGAGGAAAAGCAAAAAATCGGGCAATGGGCTCACAGGCCGATGATGATTGAATGCATCCAGCCCAGCCAAAACATGTGCCACATCGCAGTAAGTACCATCGGGCAACACGGTTTCCTGGTGATCGAGTTTAAAAATAAATGGAACCTGCCCTACCCGGCTATTCCCGTAGACCCTATCATGATCCGTATACGTTACAAGCCTGTGCTTGGGTTGGTACTCATTATCCTCATACCTGCGCAAGGGTTTGGCGTGCTCGGTGGGGTCTTCCACGATCTGTACCTGGTAGCGCATCGGTATGCCCGCCGCCCCTTTGATCAGCTCGCTGTTCCATCCCCACTGATCGTAGAATATTTTCCGTAACCTGGTGACCATCAGCTTGGTATTGTACTGTTCGCCGGGATAGTAATCTTCTTCTTCTTTTAGCAATTCAATAAATTCTGCAACGCTCAAAACATCCGCCAAATTATGCCCTGGCTCAGGCGAATGTACTAAAATGGGTTGTACGAGTTCTTTTGTGCTTTTCATAAATGAGGCGGGTGACTATGTGAAATGCAGCGACACATTTTCCATTTGCATGGAATGAGCATTAACGTATTAGTATGAACGTTGTTAAGAATAAAGTTGAGCGCTAAAATCGGTCGGAAATTATGAATGGAAATAGTGCGTGTGGACTGCTATTAAATCGTACGCTTACCAAAACTAAATATAACCAAACATACACGAAAACCGCAGAAGACAGCGAAATTATTTGGTTTCCAGCCGCCCAGGGCAATTTTTATTGCAATCTTTACAAACTATTACTACACATTCCCATTAGTTTGGTCAGTTATATTGTCGACCGGTAATGTGATTTTGAACTCAGTCTTTTCGCCAGCTACGGTATCCACTTCCAGATAGCCTCCGTGCCCACTGGTAATGATATCGTAACTCATCGAAAGTCCCAGACCAGTGCCCTGTCCGGTGGGTTTGGTGGTAAAGAAAGGTTGGAATATTTTGGCTTTCACATGATCGGGCATGCCCGTACCATTGTCCGACACCCTGATGTAGAGGGTGTTGGCAAATTTCTTGGTGCTGATTTTTACCTCCGGTTTATAATCCTCGGTGCTCCCTGCCTCTGTGAGCTGCCGTTTTTTCTCTGCCACGGCGTAAAAAGCATTCGTAAAAAGATTGAGAAAAACCCGTCCCAAATCTTGGGGAAGCACATTGACTTTACCAATCGTTGGGTCAAAATCAGTGGTGAGTGTTGCATTGAACTCCTTATCCTTGGCCCGCAAACCATGGTAAGCCAGCCGCATGTACTCGTCGGCCAGTGCATTGATCTCCACCGGCTCTTTCTCGCCTGACGAAGCCCTGGAATGCTGCAGCATCCCTTTCACGATGGAATCCGCGCGTTTACCGTGGTGCGTGATTTTCTGCTGGTTCTGGCTGAGGTCACCGATAATTTCTTTGATATACTCTTTATCTGAGTCAGAAATGGAGGTTTTATCAATTTCTTCCTCCAGTTCCTGACAAAGCTCCACCGATACTTCCGAAAAGTTATTGACGAAGTTGAGCGGGTTCTGGATCTCATGGGCAATTCCCGCGGTCAATTCCCCCAGAGACGCCATTTTTTCGCTTTGTATTAGCTGGTTCTGGGTCGCTTTCAGTTCTTCAATGGTCTTTTGCAGCTCTTCCTTTTGCTGTAAAAGCTCATGGGTTCGCTCATTCACAAGGTATTCGAGGGATTCTTTCTGTGCTTTGCTTGCCAGTTCATCCCGCATTCTGTCCTCCCGCTCTTTGATCAGGACGTTTTGCTGTTTCCGCGCGTAAAACCAAATGACAAAGCATAGTACAAACGCAAATGACTGGATCACGACGAAAATATCATTGTACTCCCGGTACAATCTCGGCACAATGGTTTCAAGCAAATCACCAATGATAGCGATGACGACAAATGGTATCACCGACTGGACCATGCCCCTGATCGGTTTGAAATCGTCATTTTTGTAAAAAACCAGAAGCATAGCCGTCAGGAAAATATGCCAGAACCAGGCAAACCATGAAGGCGTACCGGAAATATAATAAGTCGCAATTAAGGCAATGCTGACATACCTGCCGTAGATCAGCAGTTTATCCCAATTTGGAAGCTGAGTAGCCGTCTGCAGGGAGGTACGTACATACTGGATCAGGAAGAATGATACTATAAAATAATCCATGCAGGTGGTGTAAGGCTTTTTTTCTTCTATTGATGATAAACCGGATTCATGCAGCAAAGTAATTATTTTCCTTTAAATAATCATTTCGGGCTAAGTAATGCGCCATATGCAGCTGCTCTAATTTATTTCTAACCGTTTTTTAATCTAATTATAAAACAGTTTTAATACCATTTTTAGCACTGCATCGAACCTTTGCCGACAAGTAATCTAAACGAAGAGATCATGTCGTTCAAAGTAATAAAACCGGTAATGATAGCCATGCTGGCATGGTGTTGCATCCCGGGAAGAGCGCAGACCATGTACACCTTACAGCAGGCGCTCCAGACTGCAAAATCCAATAATCCAATTTTAAAACGGGAACAGTATAATGTCAGTATTTCCCAGGCAGACATTACAACCGCTCAGCTGCGGCCCAACCCGATACTAAACAACCAATCGTTACAACTGGTACAGCCTTCGCGTTTCTCCGAGAACTCCTCCTGGTACAATGGTGCCAACCGCCAGGTTTGGTGGCAGGTTACCAAGCCTTTTCAGTTGCCTGTACAGCGTCAGAATAAAATAAATTTCGCAGAACAAAATGTCAGGCTGACCCAAAAGCAATATGCCGACACGGAAAGACATCTGTTTCAGACCGTTGCACAAAAATGGCTGGATGTATGGACTGCCCGTAAGCAACTCGATTTGCTGGGTACCGCGAAGAGTAACATTGACTCTCTTGCCAACATTAACCGGCTGCGGCTGAAAAATCAGGTGATTACCACCACCGATCTGTCCCGGACTGAGCTGCTGGCCAATCAATACGACATTCAGCTGAAAACCGCCCGCCAGAACTACCAGAATGAAATCATCAATCTCAAATTCCTGATGGGTACCGCAGACTCTGTACAGGTTGACACGGCCGATCAGTTTGCATTTGCATTCCCGTCGCAGATGGATGCGATCGTACAGGAGGCATTGCAAAGCCGTACCGATATTCAGGCGATCAAGTCGACGATGGATGTGGCTGATGCAAATATT
The genomic region above belongs to Dyadobacter pollutisoli and contains:
- a CDS encoding response regulator, which codes for MKILVVDDEEDVKSLFEQKFRKEIRSGQFEFSFAFSGEQALDYLAGHPSEVVMILSDINMPGMSGIELLKSIRKDFPAAPPQVMMITAYGDNDNHDQAMQFGADDFLTKPVNFIELKEKLLKTL
- a CDS encoding sensor histidine kinase gives rise to the protein MKKALYFLLLMISPVCSWAQTIVWKAGAESVEIGQKVWLLEDKAGKLTIDQVSSGKYAAAFVPSSKPILNFGITESFYWLKFRMDNETDDNLLLEMAQSFLPVCDFYYRGNGGVWQVQRAGYEVGVGQKQVKHHFPLFPLPKGDHDFYVRFQSFSPPTPVRIWNEEVYEVKANYQKLIYGLYEGILLFVVINNILLFFSFRRLSYLHYAVVVLLYAATVAAVSDGFLPYVISKPDMMFWYRLIPELNMPVLWLYCILFLEVKKYLPGFYNYTLALLAYFILIIVVSQFLPLSQVLLVNQINAVMLFGSIVWLGIAVRRKGNVLGYYLALTYLVFCFFVVLEAVYIQTGYPSYFFEISHVSVAILLEVFFLSYLLSKRFEWEKKDIENQRAVAQLQLLEKTLENEKIVREQNVSLEQKVTARTAELNQSLQNLKSVQNQLIQAEKMASLGELTAGIAHEIQNPLNFVNNFSEVSTELLDEIRDERSKGAERDEELEGVLLEDLTENLQKITHHGKRADAIVKGMLEHSRIGSGQKELTDINLLATEYGRLAYHGLRAKDKGFSPELVFDLDPHLVKTRTVGKDIGRVMVNLVSNAYYAVNQRKLTEPDLNPVITVSTRTLGNEMEIRVKDNGAGIPENLRQKIFQPFFSTKPTGQGTGLGLSLSYEIVVMGHNGRLELESSVGTGSEFIVIIPVEA
- a CDS encoding sensor histidine kinase; its protein translation is MDYFIVSFFLIQYVRTSLQTATQLPNWDKLLIYGRYVSIALIATYYISGTPSWFAWFWHIFLTAMLLVFYKNDDFKPIRGMVQSVIPFVVIAIIGDLLETIVPRLYREYNDIFVVIQSFAFVLCFVIWFYARKQQNVLIKEREDRMRDELASKAQKESLEYLVNERTHELLQQKEELQKTIEELKATQNQLIQSEKMASLGELTAGIAHEIQNPLNFVNNFSEVSVELCQELEEEIDKTSISDSDKEYIKEIIGDLSQNQQKITHHGKRADSIVKGMLQHSRASSGEKEPVEINALADEYMRLAYHGLRAKDKEFNATLTTDFDPTIGKVNVLPQDLGRVFLNLFTNAFYAVAEKKRQLTEAGSTEDYKPEVKISTKKFANTLYIRVSDNGTGMPDHVKAKIFQPFFTTKPTGQGTGLGLSMSYDIITSGHGGYLEVDTVAGEKTEFKITLPVDNITDQTNGNV
- a CDS encoding TolC family protein, whose translation is MSFKVIKPVMIAMLAWCCIPGRAQTMYTLQQALQTAKSNNPILKREQYNVSISQADITTAQLRPNPILNNQSLQLVQPSRFSENSSWYNGANRQVWWQVTKPFQLPVQRQNKINFAEQNVRLTQKQYADTERHLFQTVAQKWLDVWTARKQLDLLGTAKSNIDSLANINRLRLKNQVITTTDLSRTELLANQYDIQLKTARQNYQNEIINLKFLMGTADSVQVDTADQFAFAFPSQMDAIVQEALQSRTDIQAIKSTMDVADANIKLQKSNALPTPELGLIFNPQNKVNYMGVYGTIEIPVFSRNQGEIRKSEIVKQQAEQDLRATETQIQTEILTAYKSYQTQKQNVQNFNQLLTQSQTILNSVKYSYLRGGTTIIDFLEAQRSWLDTQQQYYDLLQQYRQSYIDLLNASGMINQIAQ